In the genome of Curtobacterium sp. MCLR17_036, the window GAGGCCGCCTTCATCGCCCTCACCTACACCGGCAACCTGTTCCGGGCGTTCTGGGACACCACGCAGGGGGTCTTCGCGCACACGTGGAGCCTGTCGATGGAGGAGCAGTTCTACCTGGTGTGGCCGCCCGTCCTGGTGCTGCTCGCCACGCTGCGGACCCGCCGACGCTGGCTGCTCACCGGACTCGGCGCACTCGTCGTCGGAGGCTCGGTCACGTCGTGGCTGAGCTACCGCACGCCGAGCGGCGGGGCCACGCCGGACGTCTACTTCTCGCCGGTGCTCGGCGTCGTGCCGCTCGCGGTCGGCTGCGCGCTCGCCCTGCTGCTCGACGACGCCCGGGTCCGCGTGCTCGCGGCCGGCCTGGCCGGCACCGTGGCGACCTGGCTCGGGTTCGCGCTCCTGGTGGGGGTACTCGTCTGGATCGACGACGACTGGACCCAGCACGCCTGGACCTTCGGCGTGGTGCTGCCCGCGACCGCACTCGTGTCGGCGCTGCTCATCGGCGGCCTCGTCTCGGTGCGCTCCCCCGTCTCCGCCGCACTCGCGTGGACCCCGGTCTCCTGGTTCGGCCGACGGGTCTCGTACTCGGCGTACCTCTGGCACCCGCTCGTGATCGCCCTGCTCGGCACCTTCGCGATCGGGGTCTGGGGGACGATCGGGTTGGTCGCCGCCGTCCTGGTCGTGTCGATCGGCGCCGCCTACGCGGTCGAGGTGCCCGTCGAACGCTTCCGCAAGCGGCTCGAGGCGCGGTCTGCTGTTGCCCGCGCCACCGCCGCTCCCGCGCAGGGCCCGGTCGAGCCGTAGGCTCGGCCCGTGACCAGTGACCGCACCGACGTCCTCGTCGTCGGCGGCGGACCCGTCGGCCTCTTCACGGCCGTGCTGCTCGCCGCCCGAGGGCTCGACGTCCGCGTGTGGGAACGCCGGACGGAACCACCCGTGGGCTCGCGCGCGATCGGCATCCACCCGCCCTCGCTCGACGCCTTCGCGGCCGTCGGGCTGGCCGACGCCGTGCTCGCCGAGGCCGTCCTCGTCCGCCGGGGCGTCGCACGCAGCCGGGGCCGCACGCTCGGCACGCTGTCGTTCGCACGTGCCTCGACCACCCACCCCTACGTCGCGACGCTCGACCAGCACCGCACCGAGTCCCTGCTCCGCGAGCGCCTCGAGGCACTCGCGCCGGGAGCGCTGACCACCGGCACGACCGTCTCCGGGCTGGACCGGCACCCGGACCACGTCGTCGCCTCGGGCAGCGGCCCCGACGGCACGACGACCACCGTCCACGCGTCGTTCGTCGTCGGCGCGGACGGCGGCAGGAGCGCGGTCCGCGCCCTGCTCGGCATCCGCACGACCGGCCGCGACTACCCGGAGCGGTACCTGATGGGCGACTTCGCCGACCCCGAGGACCCCTCGGCCCGCACCGCAGCGCTCGTCGACGTCGGACCGGACGGCGTGACGGAGTCGTTCCCGCTGCCCGGTGGACGCCGTCGGTACGTCGCCCTGCTACCCGCCGACGCCCCGACACCGTCCGGCGCGGTCGATCGCGGCACGCCCGACCCCGAGGCCGCCGCCCGCCTGGCCGCGCTCGTCCGCGCCCGCACGGGCGCCGACCCCGACCCCGCCAGCTGCACCATGACGAGCACGTTCGGCGTCCGACGGCGGACCGCCGACCGCGTCGGGGTCGGCCGCGTCGTCCTGGTCGGCGACGCGGCGCACGAGATCAGCCCGATCGGCGGCCAGGGCATGAACCTCGGCTGGCTCGACGCCGTCGACCTCGCACCCCTGCTCGCCGGTGCGGTCGCCTCCGGTGCCGGCGGCCCGTGGCCGCGGTACGCCGCCCGGCGACAGGCGTCGGCCCGCCGGGCCGCCCGCCAGGCCGAGGCGAACATGGCGACGGGGCGTCCGCTCGGCCCGGTCGCGGCGGTCGGCCGGGAGGCCCTGCTCCGGTCCGCCCTGGCACTCCCGACCGCGCACGGCCTGGCCCGGCTCTACGCCATGCGCTGGGCCTGACGGCGCACGACGGTCGTCTGGCGGCTCCCCGTGCGTGGCGGGCCAGGCCGTGCCGGGCTGCCGTGCCGGGCCGGGCTGCCGTGCCGGGCTGCCGTGCGGGCAGGGCCGGGCCGCGCCGCGCTCGGCACGCCGGGTCACGGCCGGCGTCAACCGACCAGGCGCGCCCCGGCCAACCCGAGCTCGACCACGAGGACGAGCGACGACGCGATGACGAGCCGGAAGAGCGTCCGCGAGGCCCGACCGTCGACCACGAGCCGGACGCCCACCACTGCCAGGACGACGACCACGGCGGTGCCGCCCACCGCGAGCACGACCCCGACGCCGCGCACCGGGTCGTC includes:
- a CDS encoding FAD-dependent oxidoreductase — encoded protein: MTSDRTDVLVVGGGPVGLFTAVLLAARGLDVRVWERRTEPPVGSRAIGIHPPSLDAFAAVGLADAVLAEAVLVRRGVARSRGRTLGTLSFARASTTHPYVATLDQHRTESLLRERLEALAPGALTTGTTVSGLDRHPDHVVASGSGPDGTTTTVHASFVVGADGGRSAVRALLGIRTTGRDYPERYLMGDFADPEDPSARTAALVDVGPDGVTESFPLPGGRRRYVALLPADAPTPSGAVDRGTPDPEAAARLAALVRARTGADPDPASCTMTSTFGVRRRTADRVGVGRVVLVGDAAHEISPIGGQGMNLGWLDAVDLAPLLAGAVASGAGGPWPRYAARRQASARRAARQAEANMATGRPLGPVAAVGREALLRSALALPTAHGLARLYAMRWA
- a CDS encoding acyltransferase, with protein sequence MTTDTLTPARSRVGAPARAADARAAGSPTAPPPPLTHRAPALDGLRTLAILVVILYHLHVPQFEGGFIGVTVFFVLSGFLITTLLLGERRRTGRVRLGTFWGKRLLRLYPALLAFVVVGLLLWNWVGDYKGATFSAGEAAFIALTYTGNLFRAFWDTTQGVFAHTWSLSMEEQFYLVWPPVLVLLATLRTRRRWLLTGLGALVVGGSVTSWLSYRTPSGGATPDVYFSPVLGVVPLAVGCALALLLDDARVRVLAAGLAGTVATWLGFALLVGVLVWIDDDWTQHAWTFGVVLPATALVSALLIGGLVSVRSPVSAALAWTPVSWFGRRVSYSAYLWHPLVIALLGTFAIGVWGTIGLVAAVLVVSIGAAYAVEVPVERFRKRLEARSAVARATAAPAQGPVEP